CATTTGTCTGTTGCAGTATCAAGAATTTCCCGCAATTTCGTGTTTATTATCTCTCGTGAAGTAAGCGATTCGTCCAGGGCTAAATCACCGATGAGATTCCTCAAATTCGTCTGCGCAAGTTTGGTAGCAGCCATGTAATAATTGGCGACATTATACGTAACCTGTACCGGATCGGTAACCATATAATAGATTACTGCATCTACCTCGACAACGACATTATCCTTGGTAATTACTGCCTGTGGAGGGACATCAACCACCTGTTCCCGCATATCTACTTTAAGCATTCTCTCCAGAAAAGGTACGATAACGGTAAGTCCGCTATCAGCTGTACGTTGATATTTTCCCATCCTTTCTATCAGCCCTTTTTGCCATGGTCTGACGATTTTAATTCCGGTAGCAGCGATCACAAACACAACAATTGCTAAGATAGCAAATACCAGTATTTCGGCAGATATCATTTCCTGCATATCACCCTCCTTCACTCAAAATTTTGACCACAAGGTGTGTTCCAACCACCTTTATCACCTCAACCTTTTTTCCGACAGGTATTATTTCTCCCGTATCGCTATCAGCTCTCCAGTTCTCATTTCTTATTCTGACAAGACCGGTATTTTTTATAGTATCGATTTCTTCCAGTACGACGCCTTTTTCACCAATATACCGGTTAGCACCGATACCCAACGGTTGCTTTTTGGTAAACCGTTCCGCAAATCTTCTGGAAATCGCAAAAAGCACACTTGCAATAAGGAGAAAAGCGCCCCATTGCCAGCCCATACCGAATCCCAGGATCGCTAAAATACCCGCTACTGCCGCTCCAATACCAAACCACAAAAGAAAAAATCCAGGGGTAAATATCTCACCAATAATAAAAGCGGCAGCAATAGACATCCATATCCACCAGATCTGAGTCACTTTTTTATTTCCTCGTTTTTATGAATGAGAGGGTAGCGGGTCAGATATTCATCTTTCAAAGCCAATTATGAGAGACAAGTATTGAGTTATGAAGGTCTGAACTGTTTCCCACTTGACCCTATTTTCGCGCCAATTCCTGAAGTAAATACCCCGCTAGCCGGGTGTGAATCGCAAAATATATGGTGTAGTATTTACAAAAGAAGCCCCCTTCACGATATTGCGATAGGAAATGCTTGAGATTCCCAATAGGAGAGAAGGAGTAGAAGACAAAAAAAGTCTATCACATACAGTGTGTGAGTGCAAGTATCATTTTTTGCTTATACGAAAGAGATATTTTTTAAAATATCCAGCTTTTTTATTCTTGACACAATTGATAGTTCCCGTTTAAGATGAGGGGACGCAAGTAAAGGATCTTGCTAGCCGTTTAAGCAGTTTAAACCACTTATAAGACAGCCTTACTGCCGAAGGTGTTTCTGATGAATATCCTTCCAGTAAGGCTTTTTTGTTTTTACGGGTAAAAAAGAGCTATGCTGAAGCCTATAGCTGTTTTCAATTCACCGAAAAACCTGATAATCTCTCATTTTATGCCAGGAATATCCTCTTTTTCCGCATCCATTTTGTTTACTGTGATGATTCTTCGGTCGTCCGGGAAGTGCTCTTGTTTGTAGTCGATCATCTGATTGATGATCATCTCAGAAAGTTTTTCGCTGCATTTGGTATTTGAATTTCGAATTTGTCAAATAAACAAATGATAGTATAGTCAAGTTAAACACGGACAAACAAAGTTCGTTCATACCACCCTGTAACCCGAATAAATAAACTGAAAATTCCTATACAATCGAGTTAACTCTTTCACGTATCCTTGCCCATAAAAGTTGTACCCGTTCATATACCACACGCGCAACAATACTTGAAAAACTTCTTCCATAGTCTCTTTGCCGGATCAACCAATCCTGCAATCCGTTTGTGAAACGGAATGGGTGCCACGTCTGCATGTGCGGCTTCCTTAATCTTTACCGGATATGCCACTGGGTTAGCATTTTCATTATACAACCAAACGAGACGGCATTCAGGTCCTCGTCGATAAGCACATTGCACCATCATGGAATGGTTGGGTCTCTATGGTATCTACCACCCAACCCCCGGTGTTATACACATTCATCCAGCCTTGATATTCTTTAAACACCATATCGTTCTTGAAAAGTATTAGGGGTTTTGACCAAATACAAAGGTTACATCAGATGGTATATTTTGTTTGCATTCCGTCATGATCTGTTGCTTCAGGTGTACGCTCGGGTACTTCCGATGACCCATAAATATTTTTACTAAGCGCCTAATATACTGGTTTATGTATCAAGATGCTTTCCTTCAGAACGAAGACTGAGAATGAAAAAAATAAGGGATACAAACCATACAACCAGAGTAAAAAAGAGCATGTAGATAAAGGTTTCTCCTCCTGATATATCCCATACCCTTTTAGCTGTCCCCTGAACCCATTCATGATAAGAACCAAGATAGCTTGTCCTCCCCCAAAGGCCAAATACCCACAGGAAGGCATAAATAAAAATACTCACATATGTGATTCTCACCCAGGAAAGCTTGTTCTTTCGTATCAGGAATGTTGAAATAGAGAACCCACTGTTTGCAGCGAAAAAGAATGCCAGGAGAAATATGGACAGAAAGAAAGGGTAATCTGTCACCGAATCCTTATGCCACCACATATGAGTGGTTTCCCAGCCAAAGTAATTCACAAGGAAATAAACGGGAATCCAACTGAAAAAGAATATGTGGAACAAGTTATTCTTTACCAATGCGCTCAGGTAATACTCCGGCCTT
The sequence above is a segment of the Candidatus Brocadia sp. genome. Coding sequences within it:
- a CDS encoding SPFH/Band 7/PHB domain protein → MISAEILVFAILAIVVFVIAATGIKIVRPWQKGLIERMGKYQRTADSGLTVIVPFLERMLKVDMREQVVDVPPQAVITKDNVVVEVDAVIYYMVTDPVQVTYNVANYYMAATKLAQTNLRNLIGDLALDESLTSREIINTKLREILDTATDKWGTKVTRVELQRIEPPKDVTEAMHRQMKAERERRAMILEAEGHKQSAILKAEGQAEAIKKVAEADKYQKLTVAKGEAEAIQTVFESIHKGRPTNDLIAIKYLESLQKIADGKATKVFLPYEATAILGSIAGISELLKEKRALEKDEKKNTEN
- a CDS encoding NfeD family protein, with translation MTQIWWIWMSIAAAFIIGEIFTPGFFLLWFGIGAAVAGILAILGFGMGWQWGAFLLIASVLFAISRRFAERFTKKQPLGIGANRYIGEKGVVLEEIDTIKNTGLVRIRNENWRADSDTGEIIPVGKKVEVIKVVGTHLVVKILSEGG